One genomic window of Mus pahari chromosome 23, PAHARI_EIJ_v1.1, whole genome shotgun sequence includes the following:
- the Arpc1a gene encoding actin-related protein 2/3 complex subunit 1A, with amino-acid sequence MSLHQFLLEPITCHAWNRDRTQIALSPNNHEVHIYKKNGSQWTKAHELKEHNGHITGIDWAPKSDRIVTCGADRNAYVWSQKDGIWKPTLVILRINRAATFVKWSPLENKFAVGSGARLISVCYFESENDWCLFLVFSAYIKEVDEKPASTPWGSKMPFGQLMSEFGGSGTGGWVHGVSFSASGSRLAWVSHDSTVSVADASKSVQVSTLRTEFLPLLSVSFVSENSMVAAGHDCCPMLFNYDDRGCLTFVSKLDVPKQSIQRNMSAMERFRNMDKRATAEDRNPALETLHQNSITQVSIYEVDKQDCRKFCTTGIDGAMTIWDFKTLESSIQGLRIM; translated from the exons AGATCGCCCTGAGCCCCAATAATCATGAAGTGCACATCTACAAGAAGAATGGGAGTCAGTGGACGAAAGCTCACGAGCTGAAGGAACATAACGGACATATCACAG GTATTGACTGGGCTCCCAAGAGCGACCGTATTGTCACTTGTGGGGCAGACCGCAACGCCTATGTCTGGAGTCAGAAAGATGGCATCTGGAAGCCNACCCTGGTGATCCTGAGGATTAACCGTGCAGCCACTTTTGTGAAGTGGTCCCCACTTGAGAACAAGTTTGCTGTGGGGAGCGGAGCCCGGCTCATCTCTGTTTGTTACTTTGAGTCTGAGAATGACTG GTGCCTTTTTCt AGTGTTTTCTGCCTATATCAAAGAGGTGGATGAGAAGCCAGCCAGCACGCCCTGGGGCAGCAAGATGCCTTTTGGTCAGCtgatgtctgagtttggtggcagTGGCACCGGCGGCTGGGTGCATGGGGTCAGCTTCTCTGCCAGTGGGAGCCGCCTGGCCTGGGTCAGCCACGACAGCACAGTGTCTGTTGCTGATGCCTCAAAAAGCGTGCA GGTTTCGACTCTGAGAACGGAGTTCCTGCCGCTGCTCAGTGTGTCATTTGTCTCAGAGAACAGCATGGTGGCTGCC GGCCATGACTGCTGCCCGATGCTCTTTAACTACGATGACCGTGGCTGTTTGACCTTCGTGTCCAAACTGGATGTCCCAAAACAGAGCATCCAGCGCAACATGTCTGCTATGGAACGCTTCCGTAACATGGACAAGAGGGCCACTGCTGAGGACCGCAACCCAGCCTTGGAAACACTGCACCAGAACAGCATCAC tcAAGTGTCTATTTATGAAGTGGACAAGCAAGATTGTCGCAAATTTTGCACTACTGGCATTGATGGAGCCATGACAATTTGGGATTTCAAG ACCCTAGAGTCTTCCATCCAGGGTCTCCGGATAATGTGA